A region of Desulfovibrio sp. UIB00 DNA encodes the following proteins:
- a CDS encoding mechanosensitive ion channel domain-containing protein, which translates to MKLRNNNQKNTFYRVVIFAIAALIIFPTLSYTESVSLPEVIKSFQEELKDASKLLNELDSRINKDMSALQRDANNINLKRDQVVLLFSSAQDPWDLRDALEANASISDKIKKILVHPEAMNKELASYILNLQEMKERIVSRSQEDGLPPVADKLNVFLKEIDSLIIQGSNVVRIIESGTSPVKELLHRIDSESKKISESIRKNWIGYYTHKISFNFSFDVWELSVYSVTRWLKWIKFTATIAANMLGMTDALLAMLKAVGVAMCVGAFWSLLFRLRQIQRGSKFSNLMLLRAAVCTSCAAGVMGASTELPPVVFSIVMSFAEILFAAGLVFLSKYFTSIHPTSHAEPKTATRWPLWLIFSLGLLLNSLRVPDVLVQPILIFSLVFIAWKFHHFSTALEKTIDIIIYKVSIVVLGSLTMLSIYGYCRITILIVSCLFYFVLCVRFSNALCEFLDVWQKSRQRIWSPFFKGLVAGTSFPLVFLCSFLLCLWLMSVQFEGQIALGTLLSYEVRLPLFSLTLGKLTFMILGYYLVRSAERASRELLTVYGKNNYCVESGTILSLQNVIFYAWWGGYCVAMLCILGISFTSFAVIAGGLSVGIGFGLQHIVNNFISGVLLIFGKTAEVGDVLQINDTTGTVRRVSMLNTTIQTSDNATIFIPNATLVSSQIINWSHRDRSVRRDITISVKYGSEVGHVSTLLIQAALSVADVLAEPAPSVVLNDFGQQGLDLKLRVWIADVSSQQTVLSEVRLAVTEILREHGVEIARPWTEVQLSADTHAGAV; encoded by the coding sequence ATGAAATTGCGAAATAATAATCAAAAAAATACTTTTTATAGAGTTGTAATTTTTGCAATTGCAGCATTAATAATATTTCCTACACTGTCATATACAGAATCCGTATCTCTCCCAGAAGTAATCAAATCTTTTCAGGAAGAGCTTAAAGATGCGAGCAAGCTTCTTAACGAGCTCGATTCTCGCATAAACAAGGATATGTCTGCCCTGCAACGCGATGCAAATAATATAAACCTGAAACGTGATCAGGTTGTGCTGCTTTTTAGTTCAGCGCAAGATCCATGGGACTTGCGTGATGCATTAGAGGCAAACGCAAGCATTAGTGATAAAATAAAAAAGATACTTGTTCATCCTGAAGCCATGAATAAAGAGCTTGCAAGCTATATATTAAATTTGCAGGAAATGAAGGAGCGGATAGTTTCTAGATCTCAGGAGGATGGACTTCCACCTGTAGCAGATAAACTGAATGTGTTTTTAAAAGAAATTGATAGTCTGATTATACAAGGTTCTAATGTCGTAAGAATAATTGAATCTGGGACATCTCCTGTAAAAGAGCTTTTGCATCGAATTGACAGTGAAAGTAAAAAAATTTCAGAAAGCATACGTAAAAACTGGATAGGATATTATACACATAAAATTTCATTCAATTTTAGCTTTGATGTATGGGAACTTTCTGTCTATAGCGTAACAAGATGGCTTAAGTGGATTAAATTTACAGCTACCATCGCTGCTAATATGCTTGGAATGACAGATGCTCTTTTAGCCATGCTAAAAGCTGTTGGTGTGGCAATGTGTGTTGGTGCATTTTGGAGTCTGCTTTTTCGCTTGCGCCAAATACAACGAGGCAGCAAGTTTTCCAATTTGATGCTGCTTCGGGCTGCAGTTTGTACAAGTTGCGCCGCAGGCGTTATGGGGGCATCCACCGAGCTGCCGCCAGTCGTATTTTCCATAGTCATGTCATTTGCCGAAATACTTTTTGCTGCGGGCCTTGTTTTTTTATCAAAGTATTTCACATCAATTCACCCAACATCTCATGCAGAACCAAAAACTGCCACAAGGTGGCCTCTCTGGTTGATTTTTTCTTTGGGTTTGTTGCTCAACTCACTTAGGGTGCCAGACGTATTGGTTCAGCCAATTCTAATTTTTTCTCTTGTTTTCATAGCATGGAAATTTCATCATTTCAGTACTGCATTAGAAAAAACAATTGATATCATAATTTATAAGGTTAGCATTGTCGTTCTTGGCAGTCTGACAATGCTGTCTATTTATGGATATTGTAGAATTACAATACTTATTGTCTCTTGCTTGTTTTATTTTGTTTTGTGTGTGCGTTTTTCAAACGCTCTTTGCGAGTTTTTGGATGTGTGGCAAAAAAGCCGTCAACGAATCTGGTCGCCATTCTTCAAGGGGCTGGTTGCGGGGACAAGCTTTCCCCTTGTATTTTTGTGCAGTTTCCTTCTGTGCTTATGGCTAATGTCAGTTCAGTTTGAGGGGCAAATTGCTCTGGGTACATTGCTGTCATACGAGGTGCGGCTACCCTTGTTCTCGCTTACCTTGGGCAAGCTAACATTCATGATATTGGGGTATTATCTTGTCAGAAGTGCAGAGCGCGCTTCACGAGAGCTTTTAACTGTCTACGGCAAGAATAATTATTGTGTAGAATCCGGCACTATTCTCTCATTACAGAATGTTATTTTCTATGCATGGTGGGGCGGTTATTGTGTCGCAATGCTATGCATTTTAGGAATTTCTTTTACAAGTTTTGCTGTGATTGCCGGTGGGTTGTCAGTTGGCATTGGCTTTGGCCTGCAACACATAGTTAATAATTTTATAAGTGGCGTCTTATTGATCTTTGGTAAAACGGCTGAAGTTGGGGATGTGCTACAGATTAATGATACAACCGGCACCGTGCGCAGAGTCAGCATGCTTAACACGACAATCCAGACATCAGACAATGCGACAATATTTATTCCTAACGCAACCCTTGTTTCTAGCCAGATAATTAACTGGAGCCACCGGGATCGCAGTGTGCGCCGGGATATTACTATCAGCGTTAAGTATGGTTCTGAGGTCGGTCATGTTTCCACGTTGCTGATTCAGGCTGCGTTGAGTGTGGCTGACGTGCTAGCTGAACCAGCTCCATCTGTTGTGCTTAATGACTTTGGGCAACAGGGGCTCGATTTGAAACTGCGCGTCTGGATTGCTGATGTCAGCTCGCAACAGACAGTTCTTTCAGAGGTGCGCCTGGCAGTGACCGAAATCCTGCGTGAACATGGGGTAGAAATCGCAAGGCCGTGGACAGAAGTTCAGTTATCAGCAGATACCCATGCTGGTGCTGTGTAG
- a CDS encoding diguanylate cyclase — protein MTRSRFGIAFRLIGGLLTVVAATTLVSLAGFFALYQVGQQFSWTAHSEVPRLVAASRLSHESQRIAFIGPTFRKIDNHFTLATKMGEANDKLASLENLIQSFSSLGADSAIIEDIRTTSDLLRQHFASLAEVVGHRIDAESEIQARWNMMVKLGEEIRAQSCIFRGAVRHEAPDWLPIAAWTDVANALVSNSIAILGYKNRSQLKGLATRLDDLWHEAEVQYGRMTPNMQARLSPLRKMLAENAETSPNFAKRRLQLLEAEQAEVGMVNRAEILSSSLVIAATDLFVKTQNEVDGRNTKVADIINKTSKLLAGAVAFTLLVSIIMLLYINRSVIQRLTALRTAMTDHAQGGGGPVEIVGNDEIGEMSCALSYFVGVIKNREDKLHAINADLSQAHSNLEKIAVTDRLTGLYNRAKLDEVFTSEIACVERLGNPFAIILADIDHFKLINDTHGHLVGDSVLNEFATILRRMTRDTDTAGRWGGEEFLVICPKVDLNDAFALAERIRAAVAKHSFPVVGKKTCSFGVASYRSGDTADTMVKRADEALYKAKQHGRDRVAIESRALTCNAHA, from the coding sequence ATGACTCGTAGCCGATTCGGAATTGCGTTTCGCCTGATAGGAGGCTTGCTGACGGTCGTAGCTGCCACAACGCTGGTCAGTCTTGCAGGCTTTTTTGCACTCTATCAAGTGGGCCAACAATTCTCTTGGACTGCCCATTCTGAAGTTCCCCGGCTTGTTGCCGCGTCCCGTCTGTCACACGAGAGCCAGCGAATTGCCTTCATTGGGCCTACTTTCCGCAAGATCGACAATCACTTTACCCTTGCAACCAAGATGGGTGAGGCCAACGACAAGCTTGCCTCGCTAGAAAACCTCATCCAGTCGTTTTCTTCATTGGGGGCAGACTCCGCAATTATCGAAGACATTCGCACCACTAGCGACTTGCTTCGCCAGCATTTTGCCAGCTTGGCCGAAGTTGTTGGTCACCGCATTGATGCCGAATCCGAAATTCAGGCAAGATGGAATATGATGGTCAAGCTGGGAGAGGAAATTCGCGCGCAGAGCTGTATCTTTAGGGGCGCAGTACGGCATGAGGCTCCCGACTGGCTGCCGATTGCTGCATGGACGGACGTTGCGAATGCCCTTGTATCTAACTCCATAGCTATCTTGGGTTACAAAAACAGGTCACAGCTGAAAGGTCTGGCAACACGTCTTGACGATTTGTGGCACGAAGCTGAGGTCCAGTATGGGCGCATGACGCCAAACATGCAGGCCCGCCTTTCTCCTTTGCGAAAGATGCTTGCCGAAAACGCAGAAACCTCACCAAACTTTGCGAAGAGACGCTTGCAGCTTCTGGAAGCTGAGCAAGCAGAGGTGGGAATGGTCAATAGGGCTGAAATACTATCTTCCAGTCTGGTCATTGCCGCTACCGATCTATTTGTAAAAACGCAGAACGAAGTTGACGGACGAAACACCAAGGTAGCCGACATCATTAATAAGACATCCAAATTGCTGGCAGGCGCGGTTGCTTTCACGCTTTTGGTGTCCATTATTATGCTGCTGTACATCAACCGTAGCGTCATACAGAGGCTCACCGCCTTGCGCACTGCCATGACCGATCATGCGCAGGGAGGCGGAGGCCCCGTAGAGATTGTTGGCAATGATGAGATCGGTGAAATGTCCTGTGCATTGAGTTATTTCGTTGGCGTTATCAAAAATCGGGAAGACAAGCTGCATGCTATCAACGCCGATCTCTCTCAGGCGCACAGCAATCTTGAAAAAATAGCCGTTACCGATCGGCTGACAGGACTGTACAACAGAGCCAAGCTTGATGAAGTTTTTACCAGCGAAATAGCCTGCGTTGAACGGTTGGGCAATCCCTTTGCCATTATCCTGGCAGACATTGACCACTTTAAACTGATCAATGATACTCATGGGCACCTGGTTGGAGACAGCGTGCTCAATGAATTCGCCACAATTCTGCGTAGAATGACCCGCGATACTGATACCGCAGGACGGTGGGGCGGAGAGGAATTTCTTGTCATCTGTCCCAAGGTTGACCTCAATGATGCCTTTGCTCTGGCCGAGCGCATTCGGGCAGCCGTTGCAAAGCATTCTTTTCCTGTTGTAGGCAAAAAAACCTGTAGCTTTGGGGTTGCCAGCTATCGTTCAGGGGATACGGCAGACACCATGGTTAAACGGGCAGACGAGGCCCTCTATAAAGCCAAGCAGCATGGCCGCGATCGGGTAGCGATTGAGAGCAGAGCTTTAACTTGCAATGCTCATGCCTAA
- the coaE gene encoding dephospho-CoA kinase (Dephospho-CoA kinase (CoaE) performs the final step in coenzyme A biosynthesis.), producing MTELRHTTTAEDAGQRLDRVLHQVAPEMSRAALQKAVQAGHCQVDGLPEPRVNAKMRAGQTITLRLPETSTTLQAEEGHLELLWQDEHMVVCNKPAGLTVHPCPSCPEQTLVQRLLGRFPQLGRIEGQRPGIVHRLDKDTSGILLVALTEQDRLVLSEAFAQREVHKEYLALVSGRPPAAGECREPIGRHPTAKVKMAIVPESRGGRAAHTEWKTLWTAPDRRFSLLAVRIHTGRTHQIRVHMTHLGHPLLGDRLYAPKAVQALAPRQMLHAWRISFIHPATGAAMNFACPPPDDMLMAALQGCRRMRRVVVTGNPGSGKSAFSQCLADMAVPVFSADATVAALYAPRGEAAQWIGQIGGSALLTPAGAVDKTALLEAMRANPVLRREVENMVHSLTHKALEAFWIQQESLGMPLAVAEVPLYFETGWQNSFSPAPHVVGVRCAIPLRAQRIEANRGWTQDKLKAIEGWQWTQDRKMAACNTVVDNEGTLEALCAQAQEFLTSMRTQDQKDEQALALHLARLWQ from the coding sequence GTGACAGAACTGCGCCATACAACAACAGCCGAAGATGCGGGCCAGCGGCTGGATCGCGTGCTACATCAGGTTGCCCCCGAGATGTCGCGGGCAGCGTTGCAAAAAGCTGTTCAGGCCGGGCACTGCCAGGTGGACGGTCTGCCGGAACCCCGCGTAAATGCTAAGATGAGGGCCGGACAGACAATCACGCTACGCCTGCCGGAGACCTCCACGACCTTGCAGGCGGAGGAAGGACACCTCGAGCTGCTCTGGCAGGACGAACACATGGTTGTGTGCAACAAGCCTGCGGGCCTGACGGTGCACCCCTGCCCTTCCTGCCCGGAGCAGACCCTGGTGCAACGCCTGCTGGGGCGCTTTCCGCAACTGGGCAGGATTGAAGGGCAGCGCCCCGGCATAGTGCACCGGCTGGACAAAGACACGAGCGGCATCCTGCTGGTGGCCCTGACAGAGCAGGATCGCCTTGTACTCAGCGAGGCCTTTGCCCAGAGGGAAGTACATAAGGAATATCTGGCCCTTGTGAGTGGTAGGCCTCCCGCTGCGGGTGAATGCCGCGAACCCATTGGCCGCCACCCCACAGCCAAGGTCAAGATGGCCATTGTGCCGGAATCGCGCGGCGGGCGCGCAGCCCATACGGAGTGGAAAACCCTGTGGACAGCGCCCGACAGGCGTTTCTCCTTGCTTGCCGTGCGCATCCATACCGGGCGCACGCATCAGATACGCGTACACATGACCCACCTTGGGCATCCCCTGCTTGGCGACAGGCTCTATGCGCCCAAAGCAGTGCAGGCCCTCGCCCCGCGCCAGATGCTGCACGCATGGCGCATCAGCTTCATCCACCCGGCCACGGGCGCGGCCATGAATTTTGCCTGCCCGCCGCCGGACGACATGCTCATGGCTGCACTTCAGGGCTGCCGCCGCATGCGCCGCGTGGTGGTAACGGGCAATCCCGGCAGCGGCAAATCTGCCTTTTCCCAATGCCTGGCCGATATGGCCGTGCCAGTGTTCAGCGCCGATGCAACGGTTGCCGCCCTGTACGCCCCCCGAGGGGAGGCTGCGCAATGGATCGGACAGATCGGCGGCAGCGCCCTGCTTACTCCAGCAGGCGCCGTGGATAAAACCGCGCTGCTTGAGGCCATGCGCGCCAACCCCGTGCTGCGCCGCGAGGTGGAAAACATGGTGCACAGCCTGACGCACAAGGCGCTGGAAGCATTCTGGATACAGCAGGAATCTCTGGGCATGCCGCTGGCCGTGGCCGAGGTGCCCCTGTATTTTGAAACAGGCTGGCAAAACAGCTTTTCACCAGCACCGCACGTTGTCGGGGTGCGCTGCGCCATACCCCTGCGCGCACAGCGCATAGAAGCGAACCGTGGCTGGACGCAAGACAAGCTGAAAGCTATTGAAGGCTGGCAATGGACGCAAGACCGCAAAATGGCCGCCTGCAACACCGTTGTGGATAATGAAGGTACGCTGGAAGCGTTATGCGCCCAGGCCCAGGAATTTTTGACAAGCATGCGCACTCAGGATCAGAAGGATGAACAGGCCCTTGCGCTGCACCTCGCAAGACTGTGGCAGTAA
- a CDS encoding NlpC/P60 family N-terminal domain-containing protein, whose translation MKSRLHLPLLIACFALLAACGGKVIPTRDGDMPTWMGTLEDLRRYPQNLDVYAKAAGEDKLLVSPAEQANQAARFMRITFGPWEMTKTSIRKRDVAVLFNKARGYKIGDVRWTQPEWDAMSANAALGSYPSRSQAAITVRNANLRELPTNEARFSEPTPNPKANPFDYFQYSLLPVGTPVLIAHTSRDGRWHYVECPVAGGWVADEDLAPVSAEFRYMYRNSTFAALVRDRVNIVTPTGSILANIGALLPMRSGYSSPADAGSGGQAAIELLVPTRGGDGMAQLTPVSLTTADAAPWPMRMTPGNVAKVGNFMIGQPYGWGGMFGDRDCSALTRELFTPFGIWLPRNSVAQARTGAVNMLEGMTTAEKEEQIMRNGVPFLSLVGMRGHIMLYVGKYNGRPAIFHNVWGVRTVEGSDTDGRFVIGRAVVTSITPGAELKNLYRTTTFADRLRTLSTPADTLQ comes from the coding sequence ATGAAATCTCGTCTTCACCTTCCCCTGCTTATCGCCTGTTTTGCCTTGTTGGCCGCATGCGGCGGCAAGGTGATCCCCACGCGCGATGGTGACATGCCCACATGGATGGGAACCCTGGAAGACCTCCGGCGCTACCCGCAAAATCTGGACGTGTACGCCAAGGCCGCCGGAGAGGACAAACTGCTTGTTTCTCCTGCCGAGCAGGCCAATCAGGCGGCCAGATTTATGCGCATCACCTTTGGCCCGTGGGAAATGACCAAGACCTCAATCCGCAAGCGTGATGTGGCCGTGCTCTTCAACAAGGCACGCGGCTACAAAATTGGCGATGTGCGCTGGACGCAGCCGGAATGGGATGCCATGAGCGCCAACGCGGCTCTGGGTTCCTACCCTTCGCGCAGCCAGGCAGCCATAACCGTGCGCAACGCGAACCTGCGCGAACTGCCCACCAATGAGGCGCGTTTTTCCGAGCCCACGCCAAATCCCAAGGCCAATCCCTTTGATTATTTTCAGTATTCCCTGCTACCCGTGGGCACACCGGTACTTATCGCGCACACAAGCCGCGATGGCCGCTGGCACTATGTGGAATGCCCCGTGGCTGGCGGCTGGGTGGCGGACGAAGATCTGGCCCCTGTCAGCGCTGAATTCAGATACATGTACCGCAACAGCACATTTGCGGCCCTTGTGCGCGACAGGGTGAACATTGTTACGCCAACAGGTTCCATACTAGCCAACATCGGCGCATTGCTGCCCATGCGTAGCGGATACTCTTCGCCTGCGGACGCCGGTTCCGGCGGTCAGGCCGCAATCGAACTGCTTGTGCCCACACGCGGTGGGGACGGCATGGCTCAACTGACCCCGGTGTCGCTTACCACGGCAGACGCCGCTCCGTGGCCCATGCGCATGACCCCTGGCAATGTGGCCAAGGTGGGCAATTTCATGATCGGCCAACCCTACGGATGGGGCGGCATGTTTGGCGACAGGGATTGCTCTGCTCTCACGCGCGAACTGTTCACGCCCTTTGGCATCTGGCTGCCGCGCAACTCCGTGGCGCAAGCGCGCACAGGCGCGGTCAACATGCTTGAAGGCATGACGACGGCGGAAAAAGAAGAACAGATTATGCGCAACGGCGTTCCCTTCCTCAGCCTTGTGGGCATGCGCGGGCACATCATGCTGTATGTGGGCAAGTATAATGGCCGCCCCGCCATTTTCCACAATGTATGGGGCGTGCGCACAGTTGAGGGCAGCGACACTGATGGCCGCTTTGTCATCGGCAGGGCCGTTGTCACCTCCATCACCCCCGGCGCCGAGCTGAAAAACCTTTACCGTACAACGACGTTTGCCGACAGGCTCCGCACGTTGAGCACTCCGGCGGATACCCTTCAGTGA
- a CDS encoding amino acid ABC transporter substrate-binding protein, which yields MKWGFQIIALCSIVVSLGATSLQAGEVFDRVRQSGEVRCGISDANLPGLAILESNGRWTGFWTDMCRAIAAAAVGDPEAVQFVPITESTRAAALVGNAIDVMSSNTTWTLSREAGTGIRFTEPVLYDGQGFLAHAGSGATDLKSFGPAKVCVRDGTTTLQNMQELAKTTYPDITLIPFQSAKTLMEGFFLQKCDLLTADRTILATTRLSSGAPKEHFVFLPEVVSKEPLSLSVRDNDPQWFNIVRWSMLVMVTAEDKGITSSNTDSFANSTDQEIRRLLGLEGELGKALGLDNAWARRIIHAVGNYGEVFARNLGPDTPMGMERGQNELWSRGGLLYSPPIR from the coding sequence ATGAAGTGGGGGTTTCAGATCATTGCCCTTTGCAGCATTGTGGTTAGCCTTGGTGCAACGAGCCTGCAAGCCGGTGAAGTTTTTGATCGTGTAAGGCAATCTGGCGAGGTGCGATGCGGGATATCAGATGCCAATCTGCCGGGGCTTGCCATTCTCGAATCTAACGGCAGGTGGACTGGTTTCTGGACAGATATGTGCAGGGCAATCGCTGCTGCCGCTGTGGGTGATCCGGAAGCTGTGCAATTTGTTCCGATAACCGAAAGCACCCGTGCTGCCGCACTTGTTGGCAACGCAATTGATGTCATGTCTTCCAACACTACTTGGACTCTGAGCCGCGAGGCGGGTACAGGTATTCGTTTTACCGAACCTGTGCTTTACGATGGACAGGGCTTTCTTGCTCATGCTGGCTCAGGAGCCACGGATCTCAAGTCGTTTGGCCCTGCCAAGGTCTGTGTACGTGACGGAACAACAACACTGCAAAACATGCAAGAATTGGCCAAGACCACATATCCGGATATCACCCTAATCCCTTTTCAGTCGGCCAAAACTCTGATGGAAGGCTTCTTTCTTCAAAAGTGTGACCTACTGACAGCAGACAGAACTATTTTGGCGACGACCCGCCTGTCGAGCGGAGCACCTAAAGAACATTTTGTATTCCTGCCAGAAGTTGTCTCAAAAGAGCCTCTGAGCTTGTCTGTGCGTGATAATGACCCACAGTGGTTCAACATTGTGCGCTGGTCGATGCTGGTGATGGTTACTGCCGAAGACAAGGGCATCACCTCTTCGAATACTGACAGTTTTGCCAATAGCACTGACCAGGAAATTCGTAGACTACTCGGCCTCGAAGGGGAACTGGGAAAAGCACTGGGCCTGGACAACGCATGGGCAAGGCGAATCATCCACGCTGTTGGCAATTATGGTGAAGTATTTGCCCGCAACCTCGGCCCGGATACGCCGATGGGAATGGAGCGGGGCCAAAACGAACTATGGTCCAGAGGGGGGCTGCTCTACTCTCCCCCAATACGCTAG
- a CDS encoding AAA family ATPase, with protein sequence MDINLQDNLSTLQQEEFDAGQIFSGKPSGTTVRGYAVPSAYTPAIDPDYIFHESSRDVVVWFLNPQEPLYVFGPCGSGKTSCIKQLSARLNYPVFEVTGHGRLEFADVVGHLTVKNSSMTFEYGPLALAMRYGALLLLNEIDLTSPEIAAGLNSVLDGSPLCIAENGGELIVPHPMFRLVATANTNGGGDDTGLYQGTLRQNLAWLDRFTICEVGYPSADVEKSLLARRFPSLPESLCATMVDYANEVRKLFMGESSTSNLTNAIEVTFSTRSLLRWGDLTVRFQPMAHQGVQPITYALDRALAYRASRETRAMLHELAQRMFPQQVGAEGLNATSSDKSM encoded by the coding sequence ATGGATATTAATTTGCAAGATAATCTTAGCACGTTGCAACAAGAAGAATTTGATGCAGGCCAAATATTCAGCGGCAAGCCCTCCGGCACCACGGTCAGAGGCTACGCCGTTCCTTCGGCCTACACCCCAGCTATTGACCCTGACTATATCTTCCATGAGTCGAGCCGCGATGTTGTGGTCTGGTTTCTCAACCCGCAGGAACCGTTGTACGTCTTTGGGCCTTGTGGGAGTGGCAAGACTAGCTGCATTAAGCAGCTGTCAGCCAGGCTTAACTATCCTGTCTTTGAGGTTACCGGACACGGGCGGCTGGAATTTGCCGATGTGGTTGGTCACCTGACAGTCAAAAACAGCAGCATGACCTTCGAGTACGGCCCGCTTGCGCTTGCCATGCGCTACGGCGCACTTTTGCTGCTGAATGAGATCGACCTGACATCCCCTGAAATTGCGGCAGGCTTGAACAGCGTGCTGGACGGCTCCCCCCTGTGCATAGCGGAAAACGGAGGCGAACTGATTGTACCGCACCCCATGTTCCGTCTGGTTGCCACGGCCAACACCAATGGCGGTGGTGATGACACCGGCCTCTACCAGGGCACCCTGCGGCAGAACCTTGCCTGGCTGGACCGCTTTACTATCTGCGAAGTGGGCTATCCTTCTGCCGATGTAGAAAAGAGTCTACTTGCTCGGCGATTTCCTTCGCTGCCCGAATCGTTGTGCGCTACCATGGTGGACTACGCCAATGAGGTTCGAAAACTCTTCATGGGCGAGTCCTCTACCAGCAATCTGACCAACGCCATAGAAGTAACATTCTCCACGCGCAGTTTATTACGCTGGGGTGATCTGACCGTACGCTTTCAGCCTATGGCCCATCAAGGCGTACAGCCTATCACCTACGCCCTCGACCGGGCGCTGGCCTACCGTGCAAGCCGTGAAACCCGGGCAATGTTGCACGAGCTGGCTCAACGCATGTTTCCACAACAGGTTGGGGCTGAAGGTCTCAACGCTACATCTTCCGATAAATCAATGTAG
- a CDS encoding DUF3150 domain-containing protein, translated as MTQLVSDIRILDNLLALNLNVSLWSARRKMSQEDLGGAELPPEDLTTLGSKRIADPENLKVFGTLKARAFNYLDRHGVRFMSGWAIPEEKAGEIVQELLNIRTEFQKEKETFLAGYDQNVQKWIEKHHQWGEIIRNSLVGPDYVRARMDFRWQLYKVAPLEQHTDNTAVLEAGLAEEVQGLGGTLFDEVAKSANDIWRRVYHGKTEVTHKALSPLRTLHAKLTGLSFVEPHVAPVADIMQAALLRMPKKGNITGADLLLLQGLVCLLKDSTALVGHAQKVIEGYGPALVLDALLTGPGVIHESDGPAGQMDGTVDGTVDGEMDDEPILSEIPLPDSPLPHPAIPSLGLW; from the coding sequence ATGACACAGCTTGTTTCTGACATCCGCATTTTGGACAATTTGCTGGCCCTTAACCTTAACGTCAGCTTGTGGTCTGCCCGCCGCAAAATGAGTCAGGAAGACCTGGGCGGCGCAGAACTGCCCCCCGAAGATCTGACCACGCTGGGCTCAAAGCGCATTGCCGACCCGGAAAACCTCAAAGTATTCGGCACACTCAAGGCCCGCGCCTTCAACTACCTTGATCGGCACGGGGTACGGTTCATGTCTGGCTGGGCCATCCCCGAAGAAAAAGCCGGCGAAATCGTGCAGGAACTGCTTAACATCCGCACAGAATTCCAGAAAGAAAAGGAAACTTTTCTGGCAGGCTATGACCAAAATGTACAGAAATGGATTGAGAAGCACCATCAGTGGGGCGAAATTATCCGCAACTCCCTCGTGGGGCCTGACTATGTACGCGCCCGCATGGATTTCCGCTGGCAGCTGTATAAGGTCGCCCCGCTTGAGCAGCACACAGACAACACTGCTGTGCTGGAAGCCGGTCTGGCGGAAGAGGTACAGGGCCTCGGCGGCACCCTGTTTGATGAGGTGGCCAAGTCTGCTAACGATATCTGGCGCAGGGTTTACCATGGCAAGACGGAGGTAACTCACAAGGCACTTTCGCCGTTGCGTACTCTGCATGCCAAGCTCACTGGTTTGTCTTTCGTAGAGCCGCATGTAGCCCCGGTGGCAGACATCATGCAGGCTGCACTACTGCGCATGCCCAAGAAGGGCAACATCACCGGCGCAGACCTTCTGCTGTTGCAGGGTCTGGTCTGCCTGCTTAAAGACAGTACGGCCCTTGTGGGCCACGCCCAAAAAGTTATTGAGGGCTACGGCCCGGCCTTAGTGCTGGATGCCCTGTTGACTGGTCCGGGCGTTATCCATGAATCGGACGGCCCTGCTGGACAGATGGATGGCACCGTGGATGGCACCGTGGATGGAGAAATGGACGATGAGCCCATCCTATCTGAGATTCCCTTGCCAGATAGCCCTTTGCCGCATCCTGCCATCCCCAGCCTGGGCCTGTGGTGA